The Gymnogyps californianus isolate 813 chromosome 3, ASM1813914v2, whole genome shotgun sequence genomic sequence CCACTTGTTTGAGTtgatttctccctccctcttcgccttctcctcctcatttttttttgaTACCTCCAGCCAGGGTGACGCTCCTGGACACAGGGCACACAGGCTGTGTCCCCACTGGGATGCTCAGCAAGCCTTGCTGCAAGGCGATGATCTCCCCTGTTAGCTCTGTGTCCCTTGCACCTCCGTAACGAGAGCTTGGCTTCAGCTTGCTgggtttttatattttttccctttttttttttattttttgttttatctcttCCAGATGCTTCCCCATCTGCCCCCGAGCAGCGATACCTCTTCGACATCTCCAGCCTGCCCGAGGCAGAGGAGGTGACAGGCGTGGAGCTGCGGGTCCTGCGCGCCCTTCCCGAAAACCGGAGCTTGGCCCTGTCCCCCGAAGGCACCttccaccacctcctcctctccacctgCCCAAGCCGGGACGGCGAGGAGCCCCGGCTGCTGGACTCCAGGGCTGCAGACGTTTTGGACGCGGGCTCCTCCAGATGGGAGGTGTTTGATGTCTGGGAAGCCCTGCGGGATCGGAGGGAAAGATTTCCCTCGGGCAAGCTGCTGTGCTTCCTGCTGAGGATCATCTCGGATCAGTCAGGGAGGCTCCTGCCCCCCGACAGCTGGGGTTCAGCAAGCCCCGGCCGCAGCCCCATGAGCGGGCCCTGCTCGTGGCCTTCTCCCGCACCCAGAGGAAGGAGAACCTCTTCAAGGAGATCCGGGATAAGATCAAGGCCCTGGGCAGCCCCCCCTTCCTGGAGCCCCCTGATCCCGGCCAGGAGGCGTACCCCAAGCGGAGGAAGAGACGGACCACCATCGCCGCCCGGTCTGGGGGCAGAGGCCACGGGAAGAAGGCGAAGACCCGCTGCAGCAGGAAGCCCCTGCACGTGAACTTcaaggagctgggctgggacGACTGGATAATCGCCCCCCTGGATTACGAGGCGTATCACTGCGAGGGGGTCTGCGACTTCCCCCTGCGCTCCCACCTGGAGCCCACCAACCACGCCATCATCCAGACCCTGATGAACTCCATGGACCCGGAGTCCACCCCCCCCAGCTGCTGCGTGCCCTCCAAGCTCAGCCCCATCAGCATCCTCTACATAGACTCTGGGAACAATGTGGTTTACAAACAGTATGAGGACATGGTCGTGGAGACGTGCGGCTGCAGGTAGCAatttctgcagctctccccctccccaccccgccCTGTCCCACCCAGCAACCCTGCCCCGTtttagatatataaaaaaatatatatatataaaatatatatatatacacatacacattttgATGTGTGCCTTTCCAAAAACCAAGCTCAGAGCAGGTGTCCCCTGCCTTCCCGGGGCCACCCTGGCCATGAGcctgggagggatgggggatgCCCCCCCCAGGCAGCGAGGCTGTAGATTGGGCCCCCCAGGCCCTCAAAGAAAGAGCGACCCCCACCACCCACGCTGGGTTTCCTGGGGCTCAGCCAGGGGTGATGAGCTGTGGCGGGAGGCCGGGATCCCCGCTCGGAGCTGCCCCCATCTCTGTGCCTtgcctgctcctccctggggagggggggcacaCAGCCCGGCAGAGCCCCTGGGGGATACCTGCTCAGCCTCCAAGCTCTGCCTGATCTGCTTGGTTTGCCCAAGCCGAGCTGACACCTTCTTTCCcaaaggttttgaaaaatgtctaGCCAAAATTGTCTCAGTGGGGGGGGATGACCTCGGGGGGGGACGGAGCGGTGGCTGCGGCAGAGGGATCGGGCCAGCATTACCCCTCCGGCTGCAGcagtggggtggaggggaggtgGGAACACTCTTTTCTTTGAGTTCAAGGAGTTTTTCTGGCTGCCTTCAAATCGCTGCCCCAGGTTTGCCGGGGGAAAAATGAGGGATCCCTGGGGGAAGGCGGGGGGATGGAGAATCTGTGGCTGTGGGGGGTTGAAATCATTTGGTCCAGGCCTGTTTGCAGTGGGGAGAGATTTGTG encodes the following:
- the GDF7 gene encoding LOW QUALITY PROTEIN: growth/differentiation factor 7 (The sequence of the model RefSeq protein was modified relative to this genomic sequence to represent the inferred CDS: inserted 1 base in 1 codon), producing MRLRAAAAALCLCLLGACRLRRGLEAAAVRGPSAAAPQRPSAAAPSSSSASSSSSSAAASPFSSPPRRDGALRNGTVVPHHYMVTLYQRLAARRAPGRRADTVTGFAERARSDASPSAPEQRYLFDISSLPEAEEVTGVELRVLRALPENRSLALSPEGTFHHLLLSTCPSRDGEEPRLLDSRAADVLDAGSSRWEVFDVWEALRDRRERFPSGKLLCFLLRIISDQSGRLLPPXQLGFSKPRPQPHERALLVAFSRTQRKENLFKEIRDKIKALGSPPFLEPPDPGQEAYPKRRKRRTTIAARSGGRGHGKKAKTRCSRKPLHVNFKELGWDDWIIAPLDYEAYHCEGVCDFPLRSHLEPTNHAIIQTLMNSMDPESTPPSCCVPSKLSPISILYIDSGNNVVYKQYEDMVVETCGCR